The following proteins come from a genomic window of Branchiostoma floridae strain S238N-H82 unplaced genomic scaffold, Bfl_VNyyK Sc7u5tJ_1578, whole genome shotgun sequence:
- the LOC118408353 gene encoding putative neutral sphingomyelinase produces MGQHAGPPTSADLNCRGITYIASNVSERIHAIGEELATGKYDLVALQEVWVEALYEQLVSQVEDVLPYHHYFYSGWNGSGVCVFSKHPIVDVYQYRFTLNGHAHKLLHADWYGGKLVGLCRIQYAGTEINFYASHTHAEYNPDNDEYKAHRVSQAFELSQFIRHMSQSADVNILAGDLNNQPFELGLKIIQSNTGMEDAWPSAEHKNADDSGMTCWCSENNYNSGCPEAPMRIDYVFYKGSARCRVKCVHCETTMHKVPGKPFNYSDHEGVLAHLELEKVSEPSDDNPGDTEHLPDIPLRDDNLREAVTIMDEAIISTASVRWFYAAVLFLSVLLLLLPSSLSLPILLTSLTNLLAAFGMLWSFWMGAVVTETERRGLLATRSSMQVLLAGSVKKRN; encoded by the exons ATGGGG caacatgcCGGCCCACCTACGAGTGCTGACCTAAAC TGCAGGGGGATCACTTACATTGCCTCCAATGTGTCAGAGAGGATCCACGCTATCGGAGAGGAGCTCGCTACGGGGAAGTATGACCTGGTCGCGCTACAAGAG GTGTGGGTTGAAGCCTTGTACGAGCAGCTGGTGTCCCAGGTGGAGGATGTGCTTCCCTACCATCACTACTTCTACAG TGGCTGGAAtggcagtggtgtgtgtgtgttctccaAACATCCCATAGTAGACGTGTACCAGTACCGGTTCACGCTGAACGGCCACGCACACAAGCTACTGCATGCCGACTGGTACGGCGGGAAGCTCGTGGGGCTGTGTCGTATACAGTACGCCGGGACAGAGATCAACTTCTACGCCTCACAT ACCCACGCCGAGTACAACCCTGACAATGATGAGTACAAGGCACACCGAGTGTCACAGGCCTTTGAACTCAGCCAGTTCATACG GCACATGAGTCAGTCCGCAGATGTGAACATTTTGGCGGGAGATTTGAACAACCAGCCGTTTGAACTCGGGCTGAAAATCATCCAGTCCAACACTGGGATGGAGGATGCCTGGCCGTCAGCGGAACATAAG AATGCTGATGACTCCGGCATGACGTGCTGGTGTTCAGAGAACAACTATAACTCCGGCTGTCCCGAAGCCCCCATGAGGATCGACTATGTCTTCTACAAG GGGTCTGCCAGGTGCAGAGTGAAGTGTGTCCACTGTGAGACCACCATGCACAAGGTTCCCGGAAAACCCTTCAACTACTCCGACCACGAAGGCGTATTGGCACACTTGGAGCTGGAGAAAGTTTCAGAACCAAGTGATG ACAATCCAGGAGACACTGAGCATCTTCCCGACATTCCGTTACGCGATGACAACCTCCGAGAAGCCGTCACCATCATGGACGAGGCCATCATCTCTACAGCATCCGTCCGCTGGTTCTACGCAGCGGTCCTGTTCCTCAgtgtcctcctcctcctcctcccctccTCCCTGTCCCTCCCCATCCTCCTCACATCTCTCACCAACCTGCTGGCGGCTTTCGGGATGCTCTGGAGCTTCTGGATGGGCGCGGTCGTCACGGAGACGGAGAGGAGGGGTCTCCTAGCAACCAGGAGCAGCATGCAGGTTCTGCTGGCCGGCAGTGTGAAGAAAAGGAACTGA
- the LOC118408354 gene encoding LOW QUALITY PROTEIN: 26S proteasome non-ATPase regulatory subunit 13-like (The sequence of the model RefSeq protein was modified relative to this genomic sequence to represent the inferred CDS: substituted 1 base at 1 genomic stop codon), translating into MRDVPAFLSEQKALGPSDLSTEWEKLEELYNKKLWHQLTLQLTTFVNSPHFAQGDGLLKMYENFLVDFEHRINPLSLVEIILIIIKQIKDPAEAVSFLEKTKEKVKGNEEAVILCMTTMGTIHLRQNXYCQIPLFQTIVEQAGAMVDNIDGVTTVHGRFYDLSSSYHRIMGSHADFYREALRFLGCMEITDIPVDEQRERAFNLGLAALLGEGVYNFGELLAHPVLDSLRNTDKQWLVDLLYAFNAGNLAAIEKLRPKWQAQPDLAANELSLQQKVRLLCLMEMTFTRPANNRQLTFQEISKEAKLPVEEVELLVMKALSLGLVKGHIDQVDSKVHMTWVQPRVLDISQIRKMKDRLDMWCGDVNSMEMMVEVKATDLLT; encoded by the exons ATGCGGGACGTGCCGGCTTTCCTCTCCGAGCAGAAGGCTCTCGGGCCGTCCGACCTCTCCACCGAGTGGGAGAAACTAGAGGAGCTCTACAACAAGAA ACTGTGGCATCAGCTCACCCTCCAGCTGACGACGTTTGTGAACAGTCCCCACTTTGCACAAGGAGATGGGCTACTCAAG ATGTATGAGAATTTCCTGGTGGATTTTGAACACAG aATCAACCCCTTGTCTCTGGTGGAAATCATCCTGATCATAATCAAACAGATCAAAG ACCCAGCTGAAGCCGTCTCATTCCTGGAGAAGACTAAGGAAAAG GTGAAGGGGAATGAGGAGGCCGTTATCCTGTGCATGACTACGATGGGCACCATCCACCTCCgtcagaactaatattgt CAAATTCCTCTCTTCCAGACCATAGTAGAACAAGCGGGCGCTATGGTTGACAACATCGACGGGGTGACCACGGTCCACGGGCGGTTCTACGACCTCTCGAGTAGCTACCACCGCATCATGGGGTCGCACGCCGACTTCTACCGCGAGGCGCTCCGCTTCCTGGGCTGTATGGAGATCACAGACATCCCTG TTGACGAGCAGCGTGAACGAGCCTTTAACCTTGGCCTTGCAGCGTTGCTGGGTGAAGGAGTGTACAACTTTGGAGAGCTG CTGGCCCACCCCGTACTTGACTCCCTGAGGAACACAGATAAGCAGTGGTTAGTGGACCTGCTGTACGCCTTCAACGCCGGCAACCTGGCAGCCATCGAGAAACTGCGCCCCAAATGGCAGGCACAG CCTGACCTGGCAGCCAATGAGCTGTCCCTGCAGCAGAAGGTGCGGCTGCTGTGCCTGATGGAGATGACCTTCACACGACCTGCCAACAACAGACAGCTGACCTTCCAGGAGATTTCTAAGGAGGCCAAGCTGCCCGTGGAAGAG GTGGAACTGCTGGTGATGAAGGCGTTGTCCCTGGGGCTGGTCAAAGGTCATATCGACCAGGTGGACTCCAAGGTGCACATGACATGGGTACAGCCTAGGGTGCTGGACATCTCACAG ATCAGGAAGATGAAGGACAGGTTAGACATGTGGTGCGGAGACGTCAACTCCATGGAGATGATGGTGGAGGTCAAAGCAACCGACCTGCTGACATAG